The Engystomops pustulosus chromosome 4, aEngPut4.maternal, whole genome shotgun sequence genome contains a region encoding:
- the CWF19L1 gene encoding CWF19-like protein 1, whose protein sequence is MSEKALRVLACGDVYGKFDVLFNRVRQIQKKSGQFDLLLCVGSFFGTGPESEALWQEYKSGAKQAPIQTYVLGANNQETVRYFQDVEGCELATNITYLGRRGVFTGASGLQIAYLSGIESSSEPAPAYCFTAKDVTSLKMSLTSNSKFKGVDILLTSPWPKDVWNYANAPADVDVKTCGSASVAGLAASLKPRYHFSALQGENYERLPYRNHVVLQENAQHVSRFIALASVGNPGKKKYIYAFNIVPLGQMDAAELVKQPLDVTENPYRKSGNDGKKTQGSQALKEEEPAQQFFFDLNRQQGKRRQGDARGGQRAKRPTKHPQPTGPCWFCLASPEVEKHLVVSIGDLCYVALAKGGLTSDHVLILPIGHYQATVDLASDVVEECEKYKAALKKFYKSKGKRYVMFERNYRSQHLQLQVVPLPLSCCTTEDIKESFIVQAQEQNIELLEIPEHTDLKQIVQPGTPYFYVELDSGEKLFHRIKKNFPLQFGREVLASEAILNIPTRADWKACKLSKDEEESLASAFQKAFEPFDFSFED, encoded by the exons ATGTCGGAGAAGGCGCTGCGGGT ATTGGCCTGCGGCGACGTCTATGGGAAGTTTGATGTTCTGTTTAATAGAGTCCGACAAATTCAGAAGAAGAGCGGCCAGTTTGAT TTATTATTGTGTGTTGGAAGTTTCTTTGGAACCGGCCCAGAAAGTGAAGCCCTCTGGCAGGAGTACAAGTCTGGAGCAAAGCAAG CTCCGATTCAGACCTATGTCCTCGGAGCGAATAACCAGGAGACAGTCCGATATTTCCAAGATGTGGAGGGCTGTGAACTGGCTACAAATATAACCTACCTGG gtcGCAGAGGAGTGTTCACCGGTGCCTCCGGCCTCCAGATCGCTTACCTCAGCGGCATTGAGTCCTCCAGCGAGCCGGCCCCTGCCTACTGCTTCACTGCAAAAGATGTCACGTCCCTGAAAATGTCCCTCACCTCAAACTCCAAATTCAAGGGCGTGGACATCCTGCTGACCTCTCCCTGGCCCAAAGACGTCTGGAATTACGCAAACGCTCCA GCTGACGTCGATGTGAAGACCTGTGGCTCCGCGTCGGTCGCCGGTCTGGCTGCCAGCTTGAAGCCTCGCTATCACTTCTCTGCCCTGCAAGGAGAAAACTACGAGCGGCTGCCGTACAG AAACCATGTGGTGTTGCAGGAGAACGCTCAGCACGTCAGTCGCTTCATTGCTTTGGCAAGTGTTGGCAACCCGGGTAAGAAAAAG TACATCTACGCCTTCAACATTGTGCCCCTCGGGCAGATGGATGCGGCAGAGCTGGTGAAGCAGCCTCTAGATGTCACCGAAAATCCGTATAGGAAGTCCGGGAATGACGGAAAGAAGACCCAGGGGAGTCAAGCCTTGAAAGAG GAAGAGCCGGCTCAGCAGTTTTTCTTCGACTTGAATAGACAACAAGGGAAGAGGCGTCAGGGGGACGCGAGGGGCGGGCAGCGGGCCAAGCGGCCAACGAAACACC CTCAGCCCACTGGACCCTGCTGGTTCTGTCTGGCCAGTCCTGAGGTGGAGAAGCATCTGGTGGTCAGTATTGGGGATCTG TGTTATGTCGCTCTCGCCAAGGGCGGCCTGACGTCGGACCACGTCCTCATCCTGCCCATCGGCCACTACCAGGCCACGGTGGATCTGGCGTCTGATGTGGTTGAAGAGTGCGAGAAATACAAAGCCGCCCTGAAGAAGTTCTACAAGTCCAAGGGGAAGAGATACGTGATGTTTGAGAGGAACTACAGGAGCCAGCACCTTCAGCTGCAG GTGGTACCTCTGCCCTTAAGCTGTTGCACCACGGAGGACATCAAAGAGTCCTTCATTGTTCAGGCCCAGGAACAGAACATCGAGctgctggagatcccagagcacacAGACCTCAAACAG ATTGTGCAGCCTGGGACTCCATATTTTTATGTCGAATTGGATAGTGGAGAAAAACTCTTTCACCGGATTAAGAAGAACTTCCCGTTGCAGtttggaag GGAAGTATTGGCCAGTGAGGCCATCTTGAATATCCCCACCAGAGCCGACTGGAAAGCCTGTAAACTCAGCAAAGACGAGGAGGAGAGCCTGGCCTCTGCCTTCCAGAAAGCCTTTGAACCGTTCGACTTTTCATTTGAAGATTga